A stretch of Paludisphaera borealis DNA encodes these proteins:
- a CDS encoding MogA/MoaB family molybdenum cofactor biosynthesis protein: MDNPVAEHRTAAPVSLNLAVLTVSDTRTVETDISGALIIALAEAAGHRVADRAILPDEPVAMRSFLQSCAANVDLHAVLVTGGTGVSARDQTFETVSTLLTKPLPGYGELFRMLSYAQIGPACMLSRAVGGLMGKLAVLVMPGSRAAVELAMTKIILPELPHLVREARKH; this comes from the coding sequence ATGGACAATCCCGTCGCCGAACACCGAACCGCCGCGCCCGTTTCGCTCAACCTCGCGGTGCTGACCGTCTCCGACACCCGGACCGTTGAGACCGACATCTCGGGGGCGCTCATCATCGCGCTGGCCGAGGCCGCCGGGCATCGCGTCGCCGACCGGGCGATCCTCCCCGACGAGCCGGTGGCGATGCGGTCGTTCCTTCAGTCGTGCGCGGCGAACGTCGACCTGCACGCGGTCCTTGTGACCGGCGGAACGGGCGTGAGCGCCCGCGACCAGACGTTCGAGACCGTCTCGACGCTTTTGACCAAGCCGCTGCCCGGCTATGGCGAGCTGTTCCGGATGCTCAGCTACGCCCAGATCGGCCCGGCCTGCATGCTGAGCCGAGCCGTCGGCGGCCTGATGGGGAAGCTGGCGGTCCTGGTCATGCCCGGCTCACGAGCGGCCGTCGAACTGGCCATGACCAAGATCATCCTGCCCGAGCTTCCCCATTTGGTCCGGGAAGCCCGCAAGCACTGA
- a CDS encoding MFS transporter — MSLEAAARPSRVRYRVLGFACSLSMITYLDRACFSTAAPSIAAELGLTDVSQLKWTMTSFAIAYAAFEIPAGAMGDRIGPRAMLMRIVLWWSACTALTGVVGLRVGATALGGLGTLVALRFLFGAGEAGAYPNITRALHNWFPSRSWETAQGLVFMSGRLMGGVTPLIWAILVGGTAASAPLMGWRGAFLLFGLVGVVWAVAFSLWFRDRPDDHPDVNAAERALIGSEPIPTASHANVPWKAILTSRSLCALCIMYCAINYAWAFNMTYLPSYLEERFGVTQGDRVGAIYKGAPLWVGAAGCFLGGVFVNGLARFLGDRRRARQALGVSALSLGAVCWWGAVRAENIHQFSILISLAAFTVDLTLGAAWATCQDLGRAHAAVTAACMNTIGTLGNALAGWLIGALVEQSIVARAKSLDVAVAQFSSADKHFAVLDGYQSAFGTFMFAFILAAACWILIHPKAPLGYDEPSPTVA; from the coding sequence ATGAGTCTCGAAGCCGCTGCGCGACCGTCGCGCGTGCGCTATCGGGTCCTCGGATTCGCCTGTTCGCTGTCGATGATCACGTATCTCGACCGGGCCTGCTTCAGCACCGCCGCGCCGTCGATCGCGGCGGAGCTGGGGCTCACCGACGTGTCGCAGCTCAAGTGGACGATGACGTCGTTCGCCATCGCCTACGCCGCGTTCGAGATCCCCGCCGGGGCGATGGGCGACCGCATCGGCCCGCGCGCCATGCTGATGCGGATCGTGCTCTGGTGGTCGGCCTGCACGGCCTTGACCGGCGTGGTCGGCCTCCGCGTCGGCGCGACGGCTCTCGGCGGGCTCGGCACGCTCGTCGCCCTCCGGTTCCTCTTCGGCGCCGGCGAGGCGGGCGCGTATCCGAACATCACCCGGGCGCTGCACAACTGGTTCCCGTCGCGAAGCTGGGAGACGGCCCAAGGGCTGGTCTTCATGTCGGGACGGCTGATGGGAGGGGTGACGCCGCTGATCTGGGCGATCCTCGTCGGCGGCACCGCCGCATCGGCGCCGCTGATGGGCTGGCGAGGGGCGTTCCTCCTCTTCGGCCTCGTCGGCGTGGTCTGGGCGGTCGCCTTTTCCCTCTGGTTCCGCGACCGTCCCGACGACCACCCGGACGTCAACGCCGCCGAGCGCGCCCTGATCGGCTCCGAACCAATACCTACCGCCAGCCATGCGAACGTCCCCTGGAAGGCGATTCTCACGAGTCGCAGCCTGTGTGCGCTTTGCATCATGTATTGTGCGATCAATTATGCGTGGGCGTTCAACATGACGTATCTCCCCTCCTACCTTGAGGAGCGGTTCGGCGTCACGCAGGGCGACCGCGTGGGGGCGATCTACAAGGGGGCCCCGCTCTGGGTCGGCGCGGCGGGATGCTTTCTGGGCGGCGTGTTCGTCAACGGCTTGGCCCGGTTTCTGGGCGACCGCCGCCGGGCGCGCCAGGCGCTCGGCGTCTCGGCCCTGTCGCTGGGCGCGGTCTGCTGGTGGGGGGCGGTCCGAGCCGAGAACATCCACCAGTTCAGCATTCTGATCTCGCTGGCCGCCTTCACGGTCGACCTGACCCTTGGCGCGGCGTGGGCGACCTGCCAGGACCTCGGCCGCGCGCACGCCGCCGTCACCGCCGCCTGCATGAACACGATCGGCACCCTCGGCAACGCCCTGGCCGGCTGGCTGATCGGTGCCCTGGTCGAGCAGTCGATCGTGGCGCGAGCCAAGTCCCTCGACGTCGCCGTCGCACAGTTCTCGTCGGCCGACAAGCATTTCGCGGTTCTCGACGGCTATCAATCGGCCTTCGGCACGTTCATGTTCGCCTTCATCCTGGCCGCCGCCTGCTGGATCCTGATCCACCCGAAGGCCCCCCTCGGCTATGATGAGCCGTCGCCGACCGTCGCCTAG